The Heliorestis convoluta genome includes the window AGAAAGCTTTAGTGAGGTACTCGATGTAAAAGTAATACGGCATGGTGAGAACAAAGGGTTAGGCTGTGCGATGATGACAGGCTTGCAGTGGATTTGTGAAAAAGGGACACCGAATGATGTTGTCGTTACCATGGATGCTGATGATACCCATGACCCCAATCATATTCCTGCTATGTTGAAGAAAATGAATGAGGGGGCTGATGTAGTCATTGCTTCCCGCTATCAGCAAGGCGGTGAACAAGTTGGGTTGTCTCAATATCGTCGGCTTATGTCTTGGGGCGCTTCAACTTTTCTAAGTGTTCTATTTGGTTTAGAAGGCGTCAAAGATTACTCTTCTGGTTATCGCGCTTATCGTGTCGGTCTTTTGCAGCAGGCTTTTGAGCGCTTTGGCTCACAGTTTATAGAGGCTCGTGGCTTTGACTGTATGGCCGAGATACTACTAAAATTGCGACCTTTTCGACCTCAATTTGCCGAAGTACCTTTGGTGTTGCGCTATGATCGCAAAGCAGGACCTAGCAAGATGCCTGTTCTGGAGACGGTTTTTCAATATCTATTTTTGGCTAGAAAAGCTGCAAGGTTGGATGATCGTTCATGAAACACAGCTTAGGTGATGGTCTTCCCATTATTCTACTTTCTATATTTATGGGCGCAGGTGGTCAGGTCTTATTTAAACTCGGTGCGAATAAGCTAGCTTTTCCTGAAGGTGCTCCCCTGGGGACAATGGCTGTACAAGGTTTCTTACAGATTGTTAAAAATCCCCTGATCCTTGGGGGATTTTTACTTTTTGGAATGAGCTCCTTACTCTGGATTGTAGCGATTTCTAAGGTGGAACTTAGTCTTGCTTATCCTATGGTGAGCCTTGGTTATGTACTGGTTCTCTTTTTGTCATGGGCTTTACTCGGTGAAACGATTACCTTGATTCGGATCAGTGGGGTGCTAGTTATTTGTTTAGGCGTATTTTTGATCGCGCAAAGCTAGGTTTCCAACCCGACTTACAAGGGTTACATAGTCCTTTCGCACCTTGGTTGTTAGGAGGACTTCTTTTCGTCGCTTTATTGCTCCGCTTGCAAGGCATTGATGTGCCTTTTGCTGACTTTCACAGTTGGCGCCAGAGCGATACAGCGGCTGTGGCTCGTCATTTTTATGAATTAGAAATGAATATTTTGCGACCGCAGCTTCATTACTATGGTGCACCACCCAATTATGCAGAGCTTGAATTTGGTTTGCTGCCCTTTATTACAGCTTTACTCTATCACCTCTGGGGAGGAGAAGCTGTTTGGATAGCACGTTCTGTTGTTGTTTTATTTTCTATTTGGTCTATTCTATCAATTTATCGAATTGCTCATCATTTTTGGGGTACTTGGGCAAGCCTTGCTGCTGCATTTGTACTCGCTTTACATCCAACGTATGTTTATTTTTCGCGCTCTTATCAACCCGACGTTCCGATGATTGCACTGGCCTTAGCGGGTCTTGCGAATTTTTTAGCTTGGCGGAATAAGGGCTCTCTTTTTCATGCTGTACTCGGATGTTTTTGGTTAACGCTAGCTGTTCTTGTGAAACCACCGGCTCTTATTTTCTATTTCCCGCTAGCAATATGGTGGTTTTATTCGGACCGCAACTGGTATATTGCCGCAGCGTACCTCTTTTTCCCGATTGCATTTACGGCAGCTTATATATGGTCTATCCATGGCATTGCGCAGCATCCTTTTGTATCAGGTCTTACCATTGGCTTTGCCGGTCGTCTGTTAGAGCAAGGGATCCCTTTAGGTTGGTTTAATGATGTTGCTCGTGGTCTGTTCTTCTATACTTTTACGCCGGCTCTTTTGTTGCCTGTCCTCGTAGGCTTATGGCGCGCCTTCAGTAGCGATGCTTGGAAGTGGATTCTCCCCTGGATCGTCGGTTTAACGGCTTTTTTTATGCTTGCAGGCAGCAACGTCTTAAATCTATTACAATATTACTATCTTGTTGCTATACCACTTGTTGCTCTTCTGGTGGCAGCTGCATTATCGGAATCAGAGCGATTTCAAGATATGAATAGCTGGATTTGGCGGCAAAGCTGGCAAAAGATACGCTATACTGTACTGTTTTGGCTTTTTTTAGCAGGAGGCTCTTATCTCGTCGTTAACACCTATCATTGGTGGTTGCCACAATGGTGGTTGCAAGGTGAACCATGGCGCTACGAACTTTGGTACAATGTCGATGAAAAGGTCTTGCAAGTCGGAAGTAAGCTCGATGAGATCACGGACAAAGAAGATTTGCTTTTAATCGTTGAAGGGACCCCGCGGACCCTTTTTCATAGCAGACGCTTTGGATGGTTTATTGAGCCAACTCTTTTTAATGATACCTATCTGGAACGAGCTCGAGCAGAAGGTGCTGCTTATCTTGTTTGGATGGATAAGGATCCGCCTCCTTATGAGGGGGAGCGGGTATGGCATGAAGAAGGTTTTTGGCTTGTTGATGTGAGATAGAAGAACTTAAGGTTTTTTACCTTTCTTTGAAATGGCTTTCCGATGATTTACTACTTCATAAATACCCATAACGACTAAAAAACCTCCGAAAATTTTACGCAAGAAGGGTGCTGGCAAATGGGAAGCCAGTGTTGCTCCTATTAAGGCACCTACAACAGCCCCGGACGCTAGTAAAAGAGCGAGCCGGGGCTTTACGTTGCCATTTTTAAAATGCGTAATAATGGCTACCGTAGAAATGGGTAAAAAGGCAGCTAGTGCAATGGCTTGGGCTTGATGTTGTCCGAGTTCGAGCAAAATGACAA containing:
- a CDS encoding glycosyltransferase; the protein is MLLPAYNEAASLPKLLQKFHSLRRDYEDLKIVVVDDGSQDETAAIAESFSEVLDVKVIRHGENKGLGCAMMTGLQWICEKGTPNDVVVTMDADDTHDPNHIPAMLKKMNEGADVVIASRYQQGGEQVGLSQYRRLMSWGASTFLSVLFGLEGVKDYSSGYRAYRVGLLQQAFERFGSQFIEARGFDCMAEILLKLRPFRPQFAEVPLVLRYDRKAGPSKMPVLETVFQYLFLARKAARLDDRS
- a CDS encoding ArnT family glycosyltransferase, which codes for MFRRIFDRAKLGFQPDLQGLHSPFAPWLLGGLLFVALLLRLQGIDVPFADFHSWRQSDTAAVARHFYELEMNILRPQLHYYGAPPNYAELEFGLLPFITALLYHLWGGEAVWIARSVVVLFSIWSILSIYRIAHHFWGTWASLAAAFVLALHPTYVYFSRSYQPDVPMIALALAGLANFLAWRNKGSLFHAVLGCFWLTLAVLVKPPALIFYFPLAIWWFYSDRNWYIAAAYLFFPIAFTAAYIWSIHGIAQHPFVSGLTIGFAGRLLEQGIPLGWFNDVARGLFFYTFTPALLLPVLVGLWRAFSSDAWKWILPWIVGLTAFFMLAGSNVLNLLQYYYLVAIPLVALLVAAALSESERFQDMNSWIWRQSWQKIRYTVLFWLFLAGGSYLVVNTYHWWLPQWWLQGEPWRYELWYNVDEKVLQVGSKLDEITDKEDLLLIVEGTPRTLFHSRRFGWFIEPTLFNDTYLERARAEGAAYLVWMDKDPPPYEGERVWHEEGFWLVDVR
- a CDS encoding EamA family transporter, which produces MKHSLGDGLPIILLSIFMGAGGQVLFKLGANKLAFPEGAPLGTMAVQGFLQIVKNPLILGGFLLFGMSSLLWIVAISKVELSLAYPMVSLGYVLVLFLSWALLGETITLIRISGVLVICLGVFLIAQS